From one Thalassospira lucentensis genomic stretch:
- a CDS encoding MFS transporter, whose amino-acid sequence MSRTDAPGLGRGLTFVMAIAAGLAVANIYYNQPMLGIIMAEFGQSGTAALIPTATQLGYAIGLFLLVPLGDLFDRRKLIVLQFLLLALVLVIEGSAPTDYILFASSVLLGACSTVAQQIIPYATALTPPESRGKTIGTVMAGLLCGILLSRTLAGFVSTHLGWREMFWLAAPVAVLAAILMAVMLPKDKARTSIGYGEALLSVLFLCKQQPALRRATLTQAALFGSFSAFWTILALHLQEPDYQLGADIAGLFGVLGAIGVLAAPLSGRLADRYGPSRVIAAGVIICVISWLAFGLWTALAGLILGVIILDFGVQSAMISNQHVIFGLVPEARSRINTVYMTGMFLGGSFGSAGATYAWGLGGWPAVCGFGLALSLIAMVPSMAQLRSNPVPR is encoded by the coding sequence ATGTCGCGAACAGATGCTCCGGGTCTTGGCCGGGGACTGACCTTTGTCATGGCGATCGCTGCCGGTCTTGCCGTTGCCAATATCTATTATAATCAGCCGATGCTTGGCATCATCATGGCGGAATTCGGCCAAAGCGGCACAGCGGCCCTGATCCCGACGGCAACGCAGTTGGGATACGCCATTGGCCTGTTTTTGCTGGTGCCACTTGGCGATTTGTTTGACCGGCGCAAACTGATCGTCCTGCAGTTTCTTCTGCTGGCCCTTGTGCTTGTGATCGAGGGATCCGCACCGACAGATTACATTCTGTTTGCCTCGTCAGTCCTGCTGGGTGCCTGTTCGACTGTCGCCCAGCAGATCATCCCCTATGCGACCGCACTGACTCCGCCCGAAAGCCGTGGCAAAACCATCGGAACGGTTATGGCGGGCCTGCTTTGCGGTATTCTTTTGAGCCGCACGCTGGCGGGGTTTGTTTCAACCCATCTTGGTTGGCGCGAAATGTTCTGGCTTGCCGCCCCGGTGGCGGTTCTTGCTGCGATCCTGATGGCGGTGATGTTGCCAAAGGACAAGGCACGCACATCCATCGGCTATGGCGAAGCCCTTTTATCCGTGCTGTTCCTGTGCAAGCAACAGCCGGCCCTTCGCCGTGCGACATTGACGCAGGCTGCCCTGTTCGGATCATTTTCGGCCTTCTGGACCATATTGGCACTGCATCTTCAGGAACCCGATTATCAGCTGGGGGCAGATATCGCCGGGCTGTTCGGTGTTCTTGGGGCGATTGGTGTTCTGGCAGCGCCCCTTTCGGGTCGGCTGGCGGATCGATATGGCCCGTCACGCGTCATTGCCGCAGGTGTCATCATTTGTGTGATTTCGTGGCTGGCATTTGGGCTTTGGACGGCACTGGCCGGGCTAATCCTTGGCGTGATCATTCTGGATTTCGGCGTGCAAAGCGCAATGATTTCCAACCAGCATGTGATTTTCGGTCTGGTCCCCGAGGCGCGCAGCCGGATCAATACCGTTTATATGACCGGCATGTTTCTTGGCGGTTCGTTCGGCTCGGCCGGGGCGACTTACGCCTGGGGACTGGGTGGCTGGCCCGCTGTTTGCGGCTTTGGGCTGGCACTTTCGTTGATTGCGATGGTGCCTTCCATGGCCCAACTGCGATCAAATCCGGTTCCGCGTTAA
- the dusA gene encoding tRNA dihydrouridine(20/20a) synthase DusA codes for MTVNRRISVAPMMDWTDRHDRYFLRQISRHTLLYTEMVTTGAIIHGGADRHLRYDALEHPVALQLGGSNPDDLARACEIANDYAYDEINLNCGCPSDRVQNGAFGACLMATPDVVANCVKAMIGASDAPVTVKNRIGIDDQEDYPSLKRFVETVADAGCKTFIVHARKAWLNGLSPKENREVPPLKYELVYQLKQELPELEILINGGIRTLNETEEHLKQVDGVMIGREAYQNPYVLSDVDRRFYGDKTPVPSRHQVVEAMLPYIDEHLKSDNGTLGHVTRHMLGLFQHMRGAKQWRRYLSENAHRKGAGVDTVREALALVSEEDAEALSA; via the coding sequence ATGACTGTCAATCGGCGTATTTCCGTCGCCCCGATGATGGATTGGACGGATCGGCATGATCGCTATTTCTTGCGGCAGATCAGTCGGCATACGTTGCTTTATACCGAAATGGTCACCACAGGGGCGATCATTCATGGCGGCGCGGACCGGCATTTGCGTTATGACGCGCTCGAACATCCCGTTGCCCTGCAGCTTGGTGGCAGTAACCCCGATGATCTGGCGCGCGCCTGCGAGATTGCTAATGATTATGCCTATGACGAGATCAACCTGAATTGCGGTTGCCCGTCAGATCGCGTGCAGAACGGTGCCTTTGGTGCCTGTCTGATGGCGACACCCGATGTGGTGGCAAATTGCGTCAAGGCGATGATTGGCGCCAGCGACGCGCCGGTAACGGTCAAAAACCGTATCGGCATCGATGATCAGGAAGATTACCCGTCACTTAAACGATTTGTAGAAACCGTGGCCGATGCCGGGTGCAAGACATTCATCGTGCACGCCCGCAAGGCGTGGCTGAACGGGCTCAGCCCCAAGGAAAACCGCGAAGTTCCACCGCTTAAATATGAACTGGTTTACCAGTTGAAACAGGAATTGCCGGAACTTGAAATCCTGATCAATGGCGGCATCAGGACGCTGAACGAAACCGAAGAGCACCTTAAACAGGTTGATGGTGTGATGATCGGGCGTGAAGCCTATCAGAACCCCTATGTTCTTTCGGATGTCGACCGTCGTTTTTATGGCGATAAGACCCCGGTCCCAAGCCGCCATCAGGTGGTCGAGGCGATGCTGCCCTATATTGACGAACATCTGAAATCGGACAACGGGACGCTTGGCCATGTGACGCGGCATATGCTGGGACTGTTTCAGCATATGCGCGGAGCCAAACAATGGCGCCGGTATCTAAGCGAAAATGCCCATCGCAAGGGTGCGGGTGTTGATACCGTGCGCGAAGCACTGGCACTTGTGTCCGAAGAAGATGCCGAGGCACTGTCTGCATGA
- a CDS encoding HAD family phosphatase — translation MMDAIVTKPVVRGVIFDCDGVLVDTENLANRVLTDLLCEYGCDMTPAQSHEFFIGGTLAAVAPKMAESFGVTLPDGWIKECYARTFKSFEKDLKPYADLGAVLDLLDRNAIPMAVGSNGPHDKMDVSLGKVGLLDRFRGRICSAHDVAHAKPAPDVYLLAAEKIGVDITQCVVIDDSISGVRAGVASGATTIGLVDLTPGDALRDAGAHYTAENHLALRDMLASWLR, via the coding sequence ATGATGGATGCTATCGTGACGAAACCGGTTGTGCGCGGCGTGATCTTTGATTGCGATGGTGTGCTGGTCGATACCGAAAATCTTGCCAACAGGGTCCTGACCGATCTGCTGTGCGAATATGGCTGTGACATGACCCCGGCGCAAAGTCACGAATTCTTTATCGGTGGTACGCTGGCGGCCGTTGCCCCCAAAATGGCGGAATCTTTTGGTGTTACGCTTCCTGACGGCTGGATTAAGGAATGTTATGCCAGAACCTTCAAATCATTTGAAAAAGACCTGAAGCCATACGCCGATCTTGGTGCGGTTCTTGACCTTCTGGACCGCAATGCCATCCCGATGGCAGTTGGCAGCAACGGTCCGCATGACAAGATGGATGTGTCGCTTGGCAAGGTCGGATTGCTGGATCGTTTTCGCGGGCGGATCTGTTCGGCCCATGACGTTGCACATGCCAAACCCGCACCGGATGTTTATCTGCTGGCAGCCGAAAAAATCGGTGTCGATATTACCCAATGCGTTGTGATCGATGACAGCATCAGTGGCGTTCGCGCCGGTGTGGCTTCGGGGGCGACAACAATTGGTCTGGTTGACCTGACACCGGGTGACGCGCTTCGCGATGCTGGGGCGCATTACACCGCCGAAAACCATCTGGCTCTGCGCGATATGTTGGCAAGCTGGTTACGCTAG
- a CDS encoding class I SAM-dependent methyltransferase, translating into MSNLPLPRKWRRLKLGLKTLLTASPAGYFIPYRYAAETANAVGRPHYPAIEAMMDQAAPTMKAWLTKAAKYQDAFASFGNATPPDPRWQQSWFPRLDGMMAYVLTREFRPERIIEIGSGHSTRFYYRAILDGELETLFHAIDPAPRADIAALPITVERTIVQKADPTVFRSLSGADILSIDSSHILMPGTDVDLLFSTVIPSLPSGTIIHIHDITLPDDYPEIWQWRGYNEQQGVAALLAGNGFEILWSSAYATTRLKDLLSKSIANGIHLPEGAHETSLWLRKK; encoded by the coding sequence ATGAGCAATCTTCCGCTTCCACGGAAATGGCGCCGTTTGAAACTGGGGCTTAAGACGCTTCTGACAGCGTCGCCTGCCGGTTATTTCATTCCGTATCGCTATGCCGCCGAAACCGCCAATGCCGTTGGTCGACCGCATTACCCGGCCATCGAGGCAATGATGGATCAGGCCGCACCGACCATGAAGGCATGGCTTACAAAGGCCGCCAAATATCAGGATGCGTTTGCCAGTTTCGGCAATGCCACCCCGCCCGACCCGCGCTGGCAGCAAAGCTGGTTCCCGCGGCTGGACGGGATGATGGCTTATGTGCTGACGCGTGAATTTCGCCCGGAACGGATTATTGAAATCGGATCGGGTCATTCGACACGATTTTATTATCGCGCCATTCTGGATGGTGAACTTGAAACCCTCTTTCACGCGATAGATCCGGCACCACGTGCCGATATTGCAGCCCTTCCGATCACGGTTGAACGGACCATCGTGCAAAAAGCCGATCCGACCGTGTTCAGGTCATTGTCGGGTGCGGATATTCTTTCGATTGATTCAAGCCATATCCTGATGCCCGGAACGGATGTTGATCTGCTGTTTTCAACGGTCATACCGTCATTGCCTAGCGGGACGATCATTCATATTCATGACATCACCCTGCCCGATGATTACCCGGAAATCTGGCAATGGCGCGGATATAACGAACAGCAGGGCGTCGCGGCGTTGCTTGCCGGGAACGGGTTTGAAATCCTGTGGTCCAGTGCCTATGCCACGACACGCCTGAAGGATCTTCTGAGCAAGTCGATTGCCAATGGCATTCACCTTCCCGAAGGTGCGCATGAGACCAGTTTATGGTTGCGCAAAAAGTAA
- a CDS encoding alpha/beta hydrolase, which produces MSPELEIFRRSPSDKPKCKTPVVFVHGAFTGAWCWNEHFLTWFADQGFETISFSLRGHGGSGGRELRSLASIDDYVEDLETVVDTLGQKPILIGHSMGGYIIQKYLEKHKATAAVLMASVPPEGLLASNTMMAMAQPDLYLQMFWLQAIGPHTLLRDRLGRAMLSPDIAEDEGMIYFGRLETESHRALMDMMGGNPVFLSQTDLPPMLAIGARNDEIIQSEVVNHTARRLGADCVLLDNIAHAMMLDANWEKAAISIVEWLEKHLIEKQDNTTKKSAA; this is translated from the coding sequence ATGAGTCCCGAATTGGAGATTTTTCGCCGCAGCCCAAGCGACAAGCCCAAATGCAAAACGCCGGTCGTTTTCGTCCATGGTGCATTTACAGGCGCATGGTGCTGGAACGAACATTTTCTGACCTGGTTTGCCGATCAGGGGTTTGAAACCATTTCATTTTCGCTGCGCGGCCATGGTGGCAGCGGCGGGCGCGAGCTGCGCAGCCTGGCATCGATTGACGATTATGTGGAAGACCTCGAAACGGTTGTCGATACGCTGGGCCAGAAGCCTATTCTGATCGGTCATTCGATGGGCGGCTACATCATTCAGAAATATCTTGAAAAGCATAAGGCAACCGCCGCTGTCCTGATGGCATCTGTCCCGCCCGAGGGACTTCTTGCCAGTAATACCATGATGGCAATGGCACAACCCGACCTTTATCTTCAGATGTTCTGGCTTCAGGCGATCGGCCCACACACGCTGCTGCGTGACCGGCTGGGACGCGCCATGCTGTCACCCGATATTGCCGAAGACGAAGGCATGATCTATTTCGGCCGGCTTGAAACCGAAAGCCACCGGGCCCTTATGGACATGATGGGGGGCAATCCGGTGTTTCTGTCGCAAACCGATCTGCCGCCGATGCTGGCAATTGGGGCACGCAATGATGAAATCATTCAAAGCGAGGTGGTCAATCACACCGCCCGACGTCTTGGGGCGGATTGCGTGCTGCTTGATAATATCGCACACGCGATGATGCTGGATGCGAATTGGGAAAAGGCCGCAATCAGCATTGTTGAATGGCTTGAAAAGCACCTGATCGAAAAACAGGACAATACGACAAAGAAGTCTGCGGCCTGA
- a CDS encoding ArsC/Spx/MgsR family protein, with protein sequence MITVYGIKNCDTVKKSLKWFDAKGFEHKFHDFRVDGIDARTIEGWLAEVGGKTLINKRGPSYRNLSDDDKAVLENDDAAAAEILAANPTVIKRPVVDFGTTRTVAYDEGRWSELAGA encoded by the coding sequence ATGATCACCGTCTATGGCATCAAAAACTGCGACACAGTCAAAAAGTCCCTGAAATGGTTCGACGCCAAGGGATTTGAACACAAGTTCCATGATTTCCGCGTTGACGGAATTGATGCCAGAACCATCGAAGGCTGGCTTGCCGAAGTCGGCGGCAAGACCCTTATCAATAAACGCGGTCCAAGCTATCGCAATCTTTCCGATGACGACAAGGCAGTGCTTGAAAATGACGATGCGGCTGCGGCCGAAATCCTTGCTGCCAATCCGACCGTGATCAAACGTCCGGTTGTCGATTTCGGTACAACCCGAACCGTAGCCTATGACGAAGGACGCTGGTCCGAACTGGCCGGAGCATGA
- the ggt gene encoding gamma-glutamyltransferase — translation MVRMTGCLRLKTSIVTFGITALLALPATAQQATDAVAPESSTMRIGLRSSIQSENWMVSAANPLAVEAGANVLRRGGNAIDAMVAVQTMLGLVEPQSSGLGGGAFLVYYDARSGKLTTVDGRETAPMAATPTLFQDANGQPMEFYDAVVGGRSVGTPGTPALLKTAHEKWGQLEWPTLLSPAIERAEIGFNVSQRLAALIAEDREKLSRDDTAKGYFFDASGEPLEEGALLKNPEYANTLKSLAQNGTDGFYFGPIANDIVAKVQGASWNPGVLSLKDLTNYTVKERDPVCSDYRGYEICGMGPPSSGALTVGQILGLIEPFDIGALGAESPESWRLIGDASRLAFADRGRYMADIDFVPMPLTGLLDKEYLAQRSKLLESNQALESVEPGMPAFSHAMRLADDEAIEFPSTSHFSIVDAMGNAVSMTTTIENGFGSRLMVRGFMLNNELTDFSFATHSDGVPIANRLEPGKRPRSSMAPTIVMQDGKPVIVTGSPGGSRIIGYVAQSLIALIDWKKSPQGAVSMPHLVNRFGTYDIEAGTTAERLAPALEALGYETSIRDLNSGLHIIQITDQGLIGGADPRREGIVIGE, via the coding sequence ATGGTACGTATGACAGGATGCCTCCGGCTCAAAACATCAATCGTCACATTCGGGATCACGGCCCTTCTTGCCCTGCCAGCAACGGCACAGCAGGCAACAGATGCCGTCGCCCCGGAAAGTTCAACGATGCGGATCGGATTGCGCAGTTCGATACAATCAGAAAACTGGATGGTCAGTGCAGCCAACCCGCTGGCGGTCGAGGCCGGTGCCAATGTTTTACGACGCGGCGGCAATGCAATCGACGCCATGGTCGCCGTCCAAACCATGCTGGGACTGGTCGAACCGCAATCATCGGGTCTGGGTGGCGGTGCGTTTCTGGTTTATTACGATGCGCGCAGTGGCAAGCTGACAACGGTTGACGGTCGTGAAACCGCGCCGATGGCAGCAACCCCGACTCTGTTTCAGGATGCAAACGGCCAACCGATGGAATTCTATGATGCCGTTGTCGGCGGCCGTTCCGTTGGGACACCGGGGACCCCTGCATTGCTGAAAACCGCCCATGAGAAATGGGGACAGCTTGAGTGGCCGACATTGCTTTCCCCAGCCATTGAACGTGCTGAAATCGGCTTTAACGTTTCGCAACGCCTTGCCGCACTGATTGCCGAAGATCGTGAAAAGCTTTCGCGTGATGATACGGCAAAGGGATATTTCTTTGATGCCAGTGGGGAGCCTCTTGAAGAAGGTGCCCTTCTGAAAAACCCGGAGTATGCCAATACTCTTAAGAGTTTGGCGCAAAATGGTACGGACGGGTTTTATTTTGGCCCCATCGCCAATGACATCGTGGCCAAGGTTCAGGGTGCAAGCTGGAACCCTGGCGTTCTATCGTTGAAAGACCTTACCAACTACACGGTCAAGGAACGCGATCCGGTTTGCAGCGATTATCGCGGATACGAAATCTGTGGTATGGGACCACCGTCATCCGGGGCTTTGACCGTCGGGCAGATTCTGGGCCTGATCGAGCCGTTTGATATTGGGGCCCTTGGCGCGGAATCGCCGGAAAGCTGGCGCCTGATCGGCGATGCATCGCGACTGGCATTTGCCGATCGTGGGCGTTACATGGCCGACATCGATTTTGTGCCGATGCCGTTGACCGGATTGCTGGATAAAGAATATCTGGCGCAAAGATCGAAACTTCTGGAAAGCAACCAGGCGCTGGAAAGTGTCGAACCAGGCATGCCCGCATTCAGCCATGCCATGCGGCTTGCCGATGATGAAGCAATCGAATTCCCCAGCACCAGCCATTTTTCCATTGTCGATGCGATGGGGAATGCGGTGTCGATGACAACCACGATTGAAAACGGCTTTGGGTCACGCCTGATGGTTCGGGGCTTCATGTTAAATAACGAACTGACTGATTTCTCGTTTGCCACCCACAGCGACGGCGTTCCGATTGCCAATCGGCTGGAACCTGGCAAACGGCCAAGGTCTTCGATGGCACCGACGATTGTGATGCAGGACGGCAAACCGGTGATCGTTACCGGATCGCCCGGTGGATCACGGATTATCGGTTATGTCGCGCAATCGTTGATCGCGCTTATCGACTGGAAAAAAAGCCCGCAGGGTGCAGTCAGCATGCCTCATCTGGTCAACCGCTTCGGGACTTATGACATTGAAGCCGGGACAACAGCCGAAAGGCTTGCCCCCGCCCTTGAAGCCCTTGGCTATGAGACCAGCATCAGGGATCTGAATTCGGGACTGCATATTATTCAGATCACCGATCAGGGATTGATCGGCGGCGCTGACCCGCGGCGCGAAGGGATTGTAATCGGAGAGTAA
- a CDS encoding Crp/Fnr family transcriptional regulator, with the protein MVELSVVGILAGLDQVALADVERHINRKTFSAGAQIIEPESDSSDVYLILSGKVRIVNYSLSGREITLEEIGAGGCVGQLSAIDGEPRSACVLAVTNTDVAIVSPANFEKIVKNHPSVAWSVIRELARIVRTSTRRIVDVSTLGANERVVAEILRCSQIEIAEDGSAMLSPVPVHSEIASRVSTSRETVARVMGTLARNGLIAKVELGLYVPNVQRLEEFLSESIH; encoded by the coding sequence ATGGTAGAATTATCGGTGGTCGGTATTCTTGCGGGGCTTGATCAGGTCGCACTCGCAGATGTCGAGCGGCACATCAACCGGAAAACATTTTCGGCTGGGGCGCAGATTATTGAACCCGAATCCGACAGTTCGGATGTTTATCTGATTTTGTCGGGTAAGGTCCGAATTGTGAATTATTCTTTATCCGGTCGCGAGATCACGCTGGAAGAAATCGGGGCAGGCGGTTGTGTCGGGCAACTTTCGGCAATAGACGGCGAGCCACGTTCAGCCTGTGTCCTGGCTGTTACAAATACGGATGTCGCGATTGTAAGCCCCGCCAATTTCGAAAAAATCGTCAAAAACCATCCTTCTGTTGCCTGGAGTGTCATCAGGGAACTGGCAAGGATCGTCAGAACATCGACCCGACGCATTGTCGACGTCAGCACACTTGGTGCAAATGAACGGGTTGTTGCGGAAATCCTGCGTTGCTCGCAGATCGAGATCGCAGAAGACGGATCCGCGATGTTAAGTCCTGTGCCCGTGCATTCAGAAATTGCCAGCAGGGTCAGCACATCTCGCGAGACCGTTGCCCGTGTCATGGGAACACTTGCCCGAAATGGTTTGATCGCCAAAGTCGAGTTGGGTCTATATGTGCCCAATGTGCAGCGTCTTGAGGAATTCCTCAGTGAATCGATCCATTAG
- the mnmC gene encoding bifunctional tRNA (5-methylaminomethyl-2-thiouridine)(34)-methyltransferase MnmD/FAD-dependent 5-carboxymethylaminomethyl-2-thiouridine(34) oxidoreductase MnmC yields MSADEPSGDNAEIADGIIWRDGNVPYSRQFGDIYYNPKNGLAETQYVFVAGNNLPEAWQNRENFTIGETGFGTGLNFLAAWDCWQKDPARSRRLHFVSVEKFPLTRDAMARAHQNWPELADISRQLVAQWPTGTMLPGVHRFGSDDGSVTLTLLIGDAIDCYRDYHGTIDCWFLDGFAPSRNPDMWRPELFNALAAASSHDGATLATFSAARIVRDGLEQAGFEINKRKGYAYKRDMITARLAPRDTPDQDTSGKGIDQNPWFVLPKTTGKKQIAVIGGGMAGAACAHALHNRGCAVTLFEKSDHLADAASGNPIGMLEPYLTVDDAITGRFYEAGFRYSQRLVRTLAEAAHIEAGFCGVLDLISGPRDEERQAGLINRLGQSPDLVRLLDREESSTIFGLPLPHGGLFYPDAGWVNPPSLVSYLARGIECHTRANIVGIFDDGDGKVVKSADDREFGPFDAIIIAGATETGAFYQTDWLADYLRPVRGQISYFDEGVLRDCYGDHPIRCVLSHKGYLTPARNGIHVFGATFGRDDSQTDLREDDHAFNVRQLGKVLPKLADVLDPAALSGRAALRTTTPDHLPVVGPAPDYGAYLLAYADIDKGKKAARYVDATYHKDVYICTGFGARGLIAAPLAAEIIASEICNMPLPLEKSLMDALHPARFIVRGLKRRQITA; encoded by the coding sequence ATGAGCGCAGATGAACCATCCGGCGATAACGCCGAAATAGCCGACGGCATTATCTGGCGCGACGGGAACGTCCCCTATTCCCGGCAATTTGGTGATATCTATTACAATCCGAAGAACGGCTTGGCCGAAACGCAATATGTGTTTGTGGCGGGCAATAACCTTCCCGAGGCTTGGCAAAACCGTGAGAATTTCACGATTGGCGAAACCGGCTTTGGCACAGGCCTGAATTTTCTTGCCGCGTGGGATTGCTGGCAAAAGGACCCGGCGCGGTCCAGACGGCTTCATTTCGTATCGGTCGAGAAATTCCCACTAACGCGTGATGCGATGGCACGCGCACATCAGAACTGGCCGGAATTGGCCGATATTTCAAGGCAACTGGTCGCGCAATGGCCGACCGGAACCATGTTGCCCGGTGTACATCGTTTTGGATCGGATGATGGTTCGGTCACGCTGACACTTCTGATCGGGGATGCGATTGACTGTTACCGTGATTATCACGGAACAATCGATTGCTGGTTCCTTGATGGTTTTGCGCCGTCGCGCAATCCCGATATGTGGCGGCCGGAATTGTTCAATGCTCTTGCCGCGGCATCAAGTCATGATGGAGCGACCCTTGCGACATTCAGTGCGGCACGCATCGTGCGCGACGGGCTGGAACAGGCCGGGTTCGAGATCAACAAGCGCAAGGGATATGCCTATAAGCGCGATATGATTACGGCCAGACTTGCGCCGAGGGATACCCCTGATCAGGACACCAGCGGCAAAGGAATTGATCAAAATCCCTGGTTTGTTTTGCCAAAGACAACCGGCAAAAAACAAATCGCAGTCATTGGCGGCGGCATGGCCGGTGCCGCCTGTGCGCACGCCCTGCACAATCGCGGATGTGCGGTAACGCTTTTTGAAAAATCGGATCATTTGGCCGACGCGGCATCCGGCAACCCGATCGGGATGCTTGAACCCTACCTTACCGTCGATGACGCAATCACTGGGCGGTTTTACGAAGCGGGTTTTCGCTATAGCCAGCGATTGGTAAGGACACTTGCAGAAGCCGCACATATCGAAGCCGGTTTCTGTGGCGTGCTTGATCTGATATCGGGCCCGCGTGATGAAGAACGTCAGGCAGGACTGATCAATAGACTGGGGCAAAGTCCCGATCTGGTCCGTTTGCTTGATCGCGAAGAATCCAGTACCATCTTTGGCCTGCCGCTGCCGCATGGCGGGTTGTTTTATCCAGATGCGGGCTGGGTCAATCCGCCGTCACTGGTGTCGTACCTTGCGCGTGGGATTGAATGCCATACGAGGGCGAATATCGTCGGCATTTTTGACGATGGCGACGGCAAAGTAGTGAAATCCGCCGATGATCGTGAATTTGGCCCGTTTGATGCCATCATCATCGCAGGTGCCACCGAAACCGGCGCATTTTACCAAACCGACTGGCTTGCGGATTACCTGCGTCCGGTACGTGGGCAGATCAGTTATTTTGACGAAGGCGTGCTTCGGGACTGTTACGGGGATCATCCGATCCGTTGTGTGTTAAGTCACAAGGGATACCTGACCCCGGCGCGAAATGGCATTCATGTGTTTGGCGCGACATTCGGGCGCGACGATAGCCAGACGGATTTACGCGAAGACGATCATGCCTTCAATGTCAGGCAACTGGGCAAGGTATTGCCAAAGCTTGCCGATGTGCTTGATCCGGCGGCACTGTCTGGCCGGGCGGCACTTCGGACCACAACCCCAGATCATTTGCCCGTAGTTGGTCCTGCACCGGACTATGGTGCCTATCTTCTGGCTTATGCCGATATAGACAAAGGGAAAAAGGCGGCACGATATGTCGATGCGACTTACCACAAAGACGTGTATATCTGTACCGGATTTGGCGCACGCGGGCTGATTGCTGCCCCGCTCGCCGCCGAAATAATTGCCAGCGAGATATGCAATATGCCCCTGCCCCTTGAAAAGTCCCTGATGGATGCGCTCCATCCTGCGCGGTTCATCGTGCGTGGTCTTAAACGGCGGCAGATCACGGCATGA
- a CDS encoding 3-phenylpropionate MFS transporter, whose product MINKPILPSLDDPSMKTATILALFFVGLFLIQGVFLPYWPVWLKSQGLSAGEIGILLSLPNWVRVFADPLIAQRADRTGNRKTPMLWLAGIYVVTVLAFPVSSNFWWLAGLSVIIGFTFAPLLPLGTTITVHECKAKELDYGRVRLWGSLAFIGASYGAGWVLDGTSTAWIVWLLFIAGIVNFAIVTRMPDPQTDRPLRSGSSIIYLLRKPVFLIYLGCIGFAQGSHGTYYSFASVHWENVGYTHDVIGAFWSIGVIAEIALFAFAGKYVRGRHPGVLFAIGAASGVLRWSVLGMTDNFWLIVLVQPLHAMTFGITHLAAVSFIARAVPSQLATSAQSLMATLSMGVFLGSAIWASGPLYDHFGSHAYYAMSGLSIVAFFFALWLIRRWRGEDNTFCD is encoded by the coding sequence ATGATCAATAAACCCATCCTTCCGTCATTAGACGACCCGAGCATGAAAACCGCAACGATCCTTGCGCTGTTTTTCGTGGGGCTTTTCCTTATTCAGGGTGTGTTTCTGCCCTATTGGCCGGTCTGGTTGAAAAGCCAGGGATTATCGGCGGGCGAAATCGGCATTCTGCTGTCCCTGCCCAACTGGGTTCGGGTTTTTGCCGACCCATTGATTGCACAACGCGCGGACCGTACGGGCAACCGTAAAACGCCGATGCTTTGGCTGGCGGGGATTTATGTCGTTACGGTTCTTGCCTTCCCGGTATCAAGCAATTTCTGGTGGCTGGCAGGATTGTCAGTGATCATCGGCTTCACCTTTGCGCCGTTATTGCCGCTGGGTACGACGATTACAGTGCATGAATGCAAGGCCAAGGAACTTGATTACGGGCGGGTGCGGCTTTGGGGGTCGCTTGCGTTTATCGGGGCCTCTTATGGCGCGGGATGGGTGCTGGACGGGACATCGACCGCCTGGATTGTCTGGCTGCTGTTCATTGCCGGGATTGTCAATTTTGCCATCGTCACCCGTATGCCCGATCCACAAACCGACCGACCGTTGCGGTCCGGATCATCAATTATCTATCTGCTGCGCAAACCGGTATTCCTGATTTATCTGGGCTGCATCGGTTTTGCGCAAGGATCGCACGGCACCTATTACAGCTTTGCCTCCGTCCATTGGGAAAATGTCGGGTATACCCACGATGTGATCGGGGCGTTCTGGTCCATTGGGGTGATTGCCGAAATCGCCCTTTTTGCCTTTGCCGGGAAATATGTCCGGGGGCGGCATCCAGGGGTCCTGTTTGCCATTGGAGCGGCATCCGGTGTTTTGCGCTGGTCAGTTCTGGGCATGACCGACAATTTCTGGCTGATTGTTCTGGTGCAGCCATTGCACGCCATGACATTTGGTATTACCCATCTGGCGGCTGTCAGCTTTATTGCCCGTGCGGTGCCATCCCAATTGGCGACGTCGGCGCAAAGTCTGATGGCGACATTGTCGATGGGTGTTTTTCTTGGCAGTGCGATCTGGGCATCCGGTCCGCTTTATGATCATTTCGGGTCGCATGCCTATTACGCCATGAGCGGACTTTCGATTGTTGCGTTCTTTTTTGCGCTTTGGCTGATCCGGCGCTGGCGCGGCGAAGACAACACGTTTTGTGACTGA